The Corvus hawaiiensis isolate bCorHaw1 chromosome 10, bCorHaw1.pri.cur, whole genome shotgun sequence genome includes a window with the following:
- the TRPM2 gene encoding transient receptor potential cation channel subfamily M member 2 isoform X2: MSARGRCAKVLPSELNKVCPKRGDEPATQPRKMSDFEVVPNLQQSSSSVSKSRRKAHFPTGSNEKENLISWIPENIRKKECTYFVESSQTSDSGRIVCECGYLREQHLDDAAKLPIFLGKEWDPRRHIQEMPTDAFGDIRFTGLGQKTGKYVRVSSDTPPRVIYHLMTQHWGLDAPNLLISVTGGAKNFIMKPRLKNIFRQGLVKVAQTTGAWIITGGSHTGVMKQVGEAVRDFILSCSHKEGDIVTIGIATWGTVYNRDSLVCPMGGFPAEYVLDEENQGSLSCLDSNHSHFILVDDGTHGRYGVEIPLRTRLEKFISEQTKVKGGVAIKIPIVCVVLEGGPGTLDTIYNAITNGTPCVIVEGSGRVADVIAQVANLPVAKITIALIQKKLSILFHDTYELFTESKLVEWTKKIQDIVRSRQLLTIFREGKYGQQDVDVAILQALFKASRNQDHFGRENWDHQLKLAVAWNRVDIARSEIFTDDHDWKPSDLHPVMAAALISNKPEFVKLFLEQGVRLKEFVTWDTLVYLYDNLAPSCLFHSKLQKVLLEEREHTAGSKMPRLQMHHVSQVLRELLGCSTQPLYPKPKHTERPRLSIPVPHIKLNVQGSSLRSLCKRSAGRVTFTMDPVRDLLIWAVVQNRKELAEIIWAQSQDCMAAALACSKILKELAKEEEDTDTTDDMLALAEEYEHKAIGVFTDCYRKDEERAQKLLTRVSEAWGKTTCLQLALEAKNMNFVSHGGVQAFLTKVWWGKLCVDNGLWRVITCMLFFPLLYTNLITFREKRLQPMGCLTRLRAFFTAPIVIFLMNILSYFTFLLLFAYVLMVDFQPMPTWREYLIYFWLFSLVCEETRQLLYDPDGLGVVKMASLYIKDFWNKLDICAILVFIAGLTCRLIPSTLYPGRIILSLAFIIFCLRLMHIFTVSKTLGPKIIIVKRMMKDVFFFLFLLAVWVVSFGVAKQAILIHNEERVEWLFRGVVYHSYLTIFGQIPSYIDGVNFNIDQCSPNGTDPYKPKCPETNADNKKPIFPEWLTVILLCLYLLFTNILLLNLLIAMFNYTFQQVQEHTDQIWKFQRHDLIEEYHGRPPAPPPLILLNHLQLLVRRGLLRRPATHHKLKEKLEKNEEAALLSWEMYLKENYLQHQQCQEKQNTEQMIRDIAQRVDVLAELLDLDRVKRTGVVEQRLGSLEDQVQQSAQALRWMMQALRGNGFSSGEDVPPVGSSKALDTKEIDLEGRPEESQPPYHVLARNLLYPGSHTLRFPVPDEKVPWEVDFPLYDPPAYSADHKDMAVQDPFSLSLESLLKINYNTMDGLIDRQSFHGLYAVQDGLPLNPMGRTGLRGRGRLHCFGPNHALHPVVTRQCDHCWAEGSQVQLQHGRGLSHSWRRNLDGSIIRKSLKKMLEVLVAQYPLSDVWALPGGSLEPGETLPLKLKWILRREFWPQFQNLLKQGTEVHKGYLDDPRNTDNAWVETVAISVHFDTQNDVEMKRLNSFLQGCDPELCIRWQVLDKRIPLHANHKELLHKVSTLLGAYY, from the exons GTGTGCCCCAAGAGAGGAGATGAGCCTGCCACACAGCCCAGGAAGATGAGCGACTTTGAGGTGGTGCCcaacctgcagcagagcagtagCAGCGTCTCGAAGAGCAGGCGGAAGGCTCATTTCCCCACTGGCAGCAATGAAAAG GAAAATCTCATCTCCTGGATTCCTGAAAACATCCGGAAGAAGGAATGCACCTATTTTGTAGAAAGTTCCCAGACATCAGATTCTGG GAGGATCGTTTGTGAGTGTGGCTATCTCAGGGAACAGCACCTGGACGATGCTGCCAAACTTCCCATCTTCCTGGGGAAGGAATGGGATCCCCGCAGGCACATCCAGGAAATGCCAACGGATGCCTTCGGCGATATCCGCTTCACAGGCCTGGGACAGAAGACAGGGAAG TATGTGCGTGTCTCCTCGGATACCCCTCCACGGGTCATCTACCACCTCATGACACAGCACTGGGGCCTCGATGCACCCAACCTGCTCATCTCAGTCACCGGGGGAGCCAAAAACTTCATCATGAAGCCAAGGCTGAAGAACATCTTCCGGCAAGGGCTAGTCAAGGTGGCCCAGACCACAG GAGCCTGGATCATCACGGGGGGGTCCCACACTGGTGTGATGAAACAGGTGGGAGAGGCAGTGCGAGACTTCATCCTGAGCTGCAGCCACAAGGAGGGCGACATCGTCACCATCGGCATTGCCACCTGGGGGACCGTGTACAACCGGGACAGCCTCGTCTGCCCCATG GGGGGCTTTCCTGCTGAGTATGTGCTGGATGAGGAGAACCAAGGCAGCCTGTCATGCCTGGACAGCAACCATTCCCACTTCATCCTGGTGGATGATGGCACCCACGGGAGGTATGGGGTGGAAATCCCCCTGAGGAccaggctggagaagttcatTTCAGAGCAGACCAAGGTGAAAGGAG GCGTGGCCATCAAGATCCCCATCGTGTGTGTGGTGCTGGAAGGAGGCCCTGGGACTCTTGAT ACCATCTACAACGCCATCACCAACGGGACCCCCTGTGTGATTGTGGAAGGGTCCGGCCGTGTGGCCGATGTCATCGCCCAGGTGGCCAATCTGCCCGTGGCCAAGATAACCATCGCCTTGATCCAGAAGAAACTGAGCATCCTCTTCCATGACACCTATGAGCTCTTCACCGAGAGCAAACTGGTGGAGTGGACCAAGAAG ATCCAAGACATAGTGCGGAGCCGGCAGCTCCTGACCATCTTCAGAGAGGGCAAATACGGCCAGCAGGACGTGGATGTGGCCATCCTCCAGGCCCTCTTCAAAG CATCCCGAAACCAGGACCACTTTGGTCGTGAGAACTGGGACCACCAGCTGAAGTTGGCTGTGGCCTGGAACAGGGTGGACATTGCCCGAAGCGAGATCTTCACAGATGACCACGACTGGAAG CCCTCAGATCTCCACCCCGTGATGGCAGCTGCCCTGATTTCCAACAAGCCAGAGTTTGTGAAGCTgttcctggagcagggagtgcGTCTCAAGGAGTTTGTCACCTGGGACACCCTGGTTTACCTCTACGACAACCTGGCCCCATCCTGCCTGTTCCACAGCAAGCTGcagaaggtgctgctggaggagagagaGCACACAGCCGGCTCCAAAATGCCAAGGCTCCAGATGCACCACGTCTCCCAGGTGCtgcgggagctgctgggctgctccacACAGCCGCTGTACCCCAAGCCCAAGCACACGGAGCGGCCCCGGCTCTCCATCCCCGTGCCGCACATCAAGCTGAAC GTGCAGGGGTCAAGTCTCCGGTCCCTCTGCAAGCGCTCTGCTGGCCGAGTCACCTTCACCATGGACCCCGTCCGGGACCTGCTCATCTGGGCCGTGGTCCAGAACCGCAAGGAGCTGGCAGAAATCATCTGGGCCCAG AGCCAGGACTGCATGGCAGCTGCGCTGGCCTGCAGCAAAATCCTGAAGGAGCTggccaaggaggaggaggacacgGACACCACCGATGACATGCTGGCCCTGGCTGAGGAATACGAGCACAAGGCAATTG GCGTGTTCACAGACTGCTACCGCAAGGATGAAGAGAGAGCCCAGAAGCTTCTCACCCGTGTCTCTGAAGCCTGGGGGAAGACAACCTGTCTGCAGCTGGCGTTGGAGGCCAAGAACATGAATTTTGTGTCCCATGGGGGTGTCCAG GCTTTTCTAACCAAGGTCTGGTGGGGGAAGCTGTGTGTGGACAACGGGCTTTGGCGGGTGATTACGTGCATGCTGTTCTTCCCCCTGCTCTACACCAACCTCATCACCTTCAG ggagaagaggctgCAGCCCATGGGCTGCCTGACACGTCTCCGAGCCTTCTTCACAGCACCCATCGTCATCTTCCTCATGAACATCCTCTCCTACTTcaccttcctcctgctcttcgCATACGTCCTGATGGTTGACTTCCAGCCGATGCCAACCTGGCGGGAATACCTCATCTACTTCTGGCTCTTCTCCCTGGTGTGCGAGGAGACCCGCCAG CTGTTGTATGACCCAGACGGACTCGGGGTAGTGAAAATGGCTTCCCTGTACATCAAGGACTTCTGGAATAAGCTGGACATCTGCGCCATTCTGGTCTTTATCGCAGGGCTGACTTGCAG GCTGATCCCATCAACATTATATCCTGGGCGCATCATACTGTCCCTGGCTTTTATCATTTTCTGCCTGCGCCTGATGCACATTTTCACAGTCAGTAAAACACTGGGGCCCAAGATCATCATTGTGAAGCGCATG ATGAAGGatgtcttcttctttctcttcctgctggcAGTGTGGGTGGTGTCCTTTGGGGTGGCCAAGCAGGCTATCCTGATCCACAACGAGGAACGCGTGGAGTGGCTTTTCCGTGGCGTGGTCTATCACTCCTACCTGACCATCTTCGGGCAGATTCCCTCCTACATCGATG GGGTCAACTTCAACATCGACCAGTGCAGCCCCAATGGGACCGACCCCTACAAGCCCAAGTGTCCAGAGACAAACGCGGACAACAAGAAACCCATCTTCCCAGAATGGCTGACGGTCATCTTGCTGTGCCTGTACCTGCTCTTCACCAACATCCTCCTCCTCAACCTCCTCATCGCCATGTTCAA ctACACCTTCCAGCAGGTGCAGGAGCACACGGACCAGATCTGGAAGTTCCAGCGGCACGACCTGATCGAGGAGTACCACGGCCGCCCACCCGCGCCCCCACCCCTCATCCTGCTCAaccacctgcagctcctggtccGGCGGGGCTTGCTCCGCCGGCCGGCCACGCACCACAAGCTCA aggagaagctggagaagaaCGAAGAAGCTGCCCTTCTCTCATGGGAGATGTACCTGAAGGAGAACtacctgcagcaccagcagtgccaggagaaGCAGAACACGGAGCAGATGATCCGGGACATTGCACAGAG GGTTGATGtactggcagagctgctggactTGGACCGGGTGAAGAGGACAGGGGTAGTGGAGCAAAGACTGGGCTCTCTGGAGGACCAG GTGCAGCAGAGTGCCCAGGCCCTGAGGTGGATGATGCAGGCGCTGAGGGGCAATGGCTTCAGCTCAGGCGAGGATGTGCCGCCCGTGG GCTCCTCCAAAGCCTTGGACACCAAGGAGATTGACCTGGAGGGGAGACCCGAGGAGAGCCAGCCCCCGTACCACGTGCTTGCCCGAAACCTCCTGTACCCTGGGTCTCACACTCTCCGCTTCCCTGTGCCAGATGAGAAGGTGCCCTGGGAG GTGGATTTCCCACTCTACGACCCCCCTGCCTACTCAGCCGACCACAAGGACATGGCTGTGCAGGACCCCTTCAGCCT CTCCTTGGAGTCTCTCCTGAAGATCAACTACAACACCATGGACGGGCTGATCGACCGGCAGAGCTTCCACGGGCTCTACGCTGTGCAGGATGGGCTGCCACT GAACCCCATGGGCAGGACGGGGCTGCGAGGCCGTGGGAGGCTGCACTGCTTTGGGCCCAACCATGCCCTGCACCCTGTTGTGACCCG CCAGTGTGACCActgctgggcagaggggagcCAAGTCCAGCTGCAGCATGGCAGGGGCCTCTCTCACAGCTGGAGGAGGAATTTGGATGGGTCCATTATAAGGAAGAGCCTGAAGAAGATGCTGGAAGTCCTGGTGGCCCAATATCCATTGTCAGatgtctgggctctgcctggG GGGTCACTGGAGCCGGGTGAGACACTGCCACTGAAGCTCAAGTGGATCCTGCGCCGGGAGTTCTGGCCCCAGTTCCAGAACCTGCTGAAACAAGGCACTGAG GTACACAAGGGGTACCTCGACGACCCACGCAACACAGATAACGCCTGGGTGGAGACGGTCGCCATCAGCGTGCACTTCGACACCCAGAACGACGTGGAGATGAAGCGGCTGAATTCG TTCCTCCAGGGCTGCGACCCAGAGCTGTGCATCCGCTGGCAGGTGCTGGACAAGAGGATCCCCCTGCACGCCAACCACAAGGAGCTCCTGCACAAGGTCTCAACCCTCCTTGGTGCCTACTACTGA
- the TRPM2 gene encoding transient receptor potential cation channel subfamily M member 2 isoform X1: MSARGRCAKVLPSELNKVCPKRGDEPATQPRKMSDFEVVPNLQQSSSSVSKSRRKAHFPTGSNEKENLISWIPENIRKKECTYFVESSQTSDSGRIVCECGYLREQHLDDAAKLPIFLGKEWDPRRHIQEMPTDAFGDIRFTGLGQKTGKYVRVSSDTPPRVIYHLMTQHWGLDAPNLLISVTGGAKNFIMKPRLKNIFRQGLVKVAQTTGAWIITGGSHTGVMKQVGEAVRDFILSCSHKEGDIVTIGIATWGTVYNRDSLVCPMGGFPAEYVLDEENQGSLSCLDSNHSHFILVDDGTHGRYGVEIPLRTRLEKFISEQTKVKGGVAIKIPIVCVVLEGGPGTLDTIYNAITNGTPCVIVEGSGRVADVIAQVANLPVAKITIALIQKKLSILFHDTYELFTESKLVEWTKKIQDIVRSRQLLTIFREGKYGQQDVDVAILQALFKASRNQDHFGRENWDHQLKLAVAWNRVDIARSEIFTDDHDWKPSDLHPVMAAALISNKPEFVKLFLEQGVRLKEFVTWDTLVYLYDNLAPSCLFHSKLQKVLLEEREHTAGSKMPRLQMHHVSQVLRELLGCSTQPLYPKPKHTERPRLSIPVPHIKLNVQGSSLRSLCKRSAGRVTFTMDPVRDLLIWAVVQNRKELAEIIWAQSQDCMAAALACSKILKELAKEEEDTDTTDDMLALAEEYEHKAIGVFTDCYRKDEERAQKLLTRVSEAWGKTTCLQLALEAKNMNFVSHGGVQAFLTKVWWGKLCVDNGLWRVITCMLFFPLLYTNLITFSREKRLQPMGCLTRLRAFFTAPIVIFLMNILSYFTFLLLFAYVLMVDFQPMPTWREYLIYFWLFSLVCEETRQLLYDPDGLGVVKMASLYIKDFWNKLDICAILVFIAGLTCRLIPSTLYPGRIILSLAFIIFCLRLMHIFTVSKTLGPKIIIVKRMMKDVFFFLFLLAVWVVSFGVAKQAILIHNEERVEWLFRGVVYHSYLTIFGQIPSYIDGVNFNIDQCSPNGTDPYKPKCPETNADNKKPIFPEWLTVILLCLYLLFTNILLLNLLIAMFNYTFQQVQEHTDQIWKFQRHDLIEEYHGRPPAPPPLILLNHLQLLVRRGLLRRPATHHKLKEKLEKNEEAALLSWEMYLKENYLQHQQCQEKQNTEQMIRDIAQRVDVLAELLDLDRVKRTGVVEQRLGSLEDQVQQSAQALRWMMQALRGNGFSSGEDVPPVGSSKALDTKEIDLEGRPEESQPPYHVLARNLLYPGSHTLRFPVPDEKVPWEVDFPLYDPPAYSADHKDMAVQDPFSLSLESLLKINYNTMDGLIDRQSFHGLYAVQDGLPLNPMGRTGLRGRGRLHCFGPNHALHPVVTRQCDHCWAEGSQVQLQHGRGLSHSWRRNLDGSIIRKSLKKMLEVLVAQYPLSDVWALPGGSLEPGETLPLKLKWILRREFWPQFQNLLKQGTEVHKGYLDDPRNTDNAWVETVAISVHFDTQNDVEMKRLNSFLQGCDPELCIRWQVLDKRIPLHANHKELLHKVSTLLGAYY, translated from the exons GTGTGCCCCAAGAGAGGAGATGAGCCTGCCACACAGCCCAGGAAGATGAGCGACTTTGAGGTGGTGCCcaacctgcagcagagcagtagCAGCGTCTCGAAGAGCAGGCGGAAGGCTCATTTCCCCACTGGCAGCAATGAAAAG GAAAATCTCATCTCCTGGATTCCTGAAAACATCCGGAAGAAGGAATGCACCTATTTTGTAGAAAGTTCCCAGACATCAGATTCTGG GAGGATCGTTTGTGAGTGTGGCTATCTCAGGGAACAGCACCTGGACGATGCTGCCAAACTTCCCATCTTCCTGGGGAAGGAATGGGATCCCCGCAGGCACATCCAGGAAATGCCAACGGATGCCTTCGGCGATATCCGCTTCACAGGCCTGGGACAGAAGACAGGGAAG TATGTGCGTGTCTCCTCGGATACCCCTCCACGGGTCATCTACCACCTCATGACACAGCACTGGGGCCTCGATGCACCCAACCTGCTCATCTCAGTCACCGGGGGAGCCAAAAACTTCATCATGAAGCCAAGGCTGAAGAACATCTTCCGGCAAGGGCTAGTCAAGGTGGCCCAGACCACAG GAGCCTGGATCATCACGGGGGGGTCCCACACTGGTGTGATGAAACAGGTGGGAGAGGCAGTGCGAGACTTCATCCTGAGCTGCAGCCACAAGGAGGGCGACATCGTCACCATCGGCATTGCCACCTGGGGGACCGTGTACAACCGGGACAGCCTCGTCTGCCCCATG GGGGGCTTTCCTGCTGAGTATGTGCTGGATGAGGAGAACCAAGGCAGCCTGTCATGCCTGGACAGCAACCATTCCCACTTCATCCTGGTGGATGATGGCACCCACGGGAGGTATGGGGTGGAAATCCCCCTGAGGAccaggctggagaagttcatTTCAGAGCAGACCAAGGTGAAAGGAG GCGTGGCCATCAAGATCCCCATCGTGTGTGTGGTGCTGGAAGGAGGCCCTGGGACTCTTGAT ACCATCTACAACGCCATCACCAACGGGACCCCCTGTGTGATTGTGGAAGGGTCCGGCCGTGTGGCCGATGTCATCGCCCAGGTGGCCAATCTGCCCGTGGCCAAGATAACCATCGCCTTGATCCAGAAGAAACTGAGCATCCTCTTCCATGACACCTATGAGCTCTTCACCGAGAGCAAACTGGTGGAGTGGACCAAGAAG ATCCAAGACATAGTGCGGAGCCGGCAGCTCCTGACCATCTTCAGAGAGGGCAAATACGGCCAGCAGGACGTGGATGTGGCCATCCTCCAGGCCCTCTTCAAAG CATCCCGAAACCAGGACCACTTTGGTCGTGAGAACTGGGACCACCAGCTGAAGTTGGCTGTGGCCTGGAACAGGGTGGACATTGCCCGAAGCGAGATCTTCACAGATGACCACGACTGGAAG CCCTCAGATCTCCACCCCGTGATGGCAGCTGCCCTGATTTCCAACAAGCCAGAGTTTGTGAAGCTgttcctggagcagggagtgcGTCTCAAGGAGTTTGTCACCTGGGACACCCTGGTTTACCTCTACGACAACCTGGCCCCATCCTGCCTGTTCCACAGCAAGCTGcagaaggtgctgctggaggagagagaGCACACAGCCGGCTCCAAAATGCCAAGGCTCCAGATGCACCACGTCTCCCAGGTGCtgcgggagctgctgggctgctccacACAGCCGCTGTACCCCAAGCCCAAGCACACGGAGCGGCCCCGGCTCTCCATCCCCGTGCCGCACATCAAGCTGAAC GTGCAGGGGTCAAGTCTCCGGTCCCTCTGCAAGCGCTCTGCTGGCCGAGTCACCTTCACCATGGACCCCGTCCGGGACCTGCTCATCTGGGCCGTGGTCCAGAACCGCAAGGAGCTGGCAGAAATCATCTGGGCCCAG AGCCAGGACTGCATGGCAGCTGCGCTGGCCTGCAGCAAAATCCTGAAGGAGCTggccaaggaggaggaggacacgGACACCACCGATGACATGCTGGCCCTGGCTGAGGAATACGAGCACAAGGCAATTG GCGTGTTCACAGACTGCTACCGCAAGGATGAAGAGAGAGCCCAGAAGCTTCTCACCCGTGTCTCTGAAGCCTGGGGGAAGACAACCTGTCTGCAGCTGGCGTTGGAGGCCAAGAACATGAATTTTGTGTCCCATGGGGGTGTCCAG GCTTTTCTAACCAAGGTCTGGTGGGGGAAGCTGTGTGTGGACAACGGGCTTTGGCGGGTGATTACGTGCATGCTGTTCTTCCCCCTGCTCTACACCAACCTCATCACCTTCAG cagggagaagaggctgCAGCCCATGGGCTGCCTGACACGTCTCCGAGCCTTCTTCACAGCACCCATCGTCATCTTCCTCATGAACATCCTCTCCTACTTcaccttcctcctgctcttcgCATACGTCCTGATGGTTGACTTCCAGCCGATGCCAACCTGGCGGGAATACCTCATCTACTTCTGGCTCTTCTCCCTGGTGTGCGAGGAGACCCGCCAG CTGTTGTATGACCCAGACGGACTCGGGGTAGTGAAAATGGCTTCCCTGTACATCAAGGACTTCTGGAATAAGCTGGACATCTGCGCCATTCTGGTCTTTATCGCAGGGCTGACTTGCAG GCTGATCCCATCAACATTATATCCTGGGCGCATCATACTGTCCCTGGCTTTTATCATTTTCTGCCTGCGCCTGATGCACATTTTCACAGTCAGTAAAACACTGGGGCCCAAGATCATCATTGTGAAGCGCATG ATGAAGGatgtcttcttctttctcttcctgctggcAGTGTGGGTGGTGTCCTTTGGGGTGGCCAAGCAGGCTATCCTGATCCACAACGAGGAACGCGTGGAGTGGCTTTTCCGTGGCGTGGTCTATCACTCCTACCTGACCATCTTCGGGCAGATTCCCTCCTACATCGATG GGGTCAACTTCAACATCGACCAGTGCAGCCCCAATGGGACCGACCCCTACAAGCCCAAGTGTCCAGAGACAAACGCGGACAACAAGAAACCCATCTTCCCAGAATGGCTGACGGTCATCTTGCTGTGCCTGTACCTGCTCTTCACCAACATCCTCCTCCTCAACCTCCTCATCGCCATGTTCAA ctACACCTTCCAGCAGGTGCAGGAGCACACGGACCAGATCTGGAAGTTCCAGCGGCACGACCTGATCGAGGAGTACCACGGCCGCCCACCCGCGCCCCCACCCCTCATCCTGCTCAaccacctgcagctcctggtccGGCGGGGCTTGCTCCGCCGGCCGGCCACGCACCACAAGCTCA aggagaagctggagaagaaCGAAGAAGCTGCCCTTCTCTCATGGGAGATGTACCTGAAGGAGAACtacctgcagcaccagcagtgccaggagaaGCAGAACACGGAGCAGATGATCCGGGACATTGCACAGAG GGTTGATGtactggcagagctgctggactTGGACCGGGTGAAGAGGACAGGGGTAGTGGAGCAAAGACTGGGCTCTCTGGAGGACCAG GTGCAGCAGAGTGCCCAGGCCCTGAGGTGGATGATGCAGGCGCTGAGGGGCAATGGCTTCAGCTCAGGCGAGGATGTGCCGCCCGTGG GCTCCTCCAAAGCCTTGGACACCAAGGAGATTGACCTGGAGGGGAGACCCGAGGAGAGCCAGCCCCCGTACCACGTGCTTGCCCGAAACCTCCTGTACCCTGGGTCTCACACTCTCCGCTTCCCTGTGCCAGATGAGAAGGTGCCCTGGGAG GTGGATTTCCCACTCTACGACCCCCCTGCCTACTCAGCCGACCACAAGGACATGGCTGTGCAGGACCCCTTCAGCCT CTCCTTGGAGTCTCTCCTGAAGATCAACTACAACACCATGGACGGGCTGATCGACCGGCAGAGCTTCCACGGGCTCTACGCTGTGCAGGATGGGCTGCCACT GAACCCCATGGGCAGGACGGGGCTGCGAGGCCGTGGGAGGCTGCACTGCTTTGGGCCCAACCATGCCCTGCACCCTGTTGTGACCCG CCAGTGTGACCActgctgggcagaggggagcCAAGTCCAGCTGCAGCATGGCAGGGGCCTCTCTCACAGCTGGAGGAGGAATTTGGATGGGTCCATTATAAGGAAGAGCCTGAAGAAGATGCTGGAAGTCCTGGTGGCCCAATATCCATTGTCAGatgtctgggctctgcctggG GGGTCACTGGAGCCGGGTGAGACACTGCCACTGAAGCTCAAGTGGATCCTGCGCCGGGAGTTCTGGCCCCAGTTCCAGAACCTGCTGAAACAAGGCACTGAG GTACACAAGGGGTACCTCGACGACCCACGCAACACAGATAACGCCTGGGTGGAGACGGTCGCCATCAGCGTGCACTTCGACACCCAGAACGACGTGGAGATGAAGCGGCTGAATTCG TTCCTCCAGGGCTGCGACCCAGAGCTGTGCATCCGCTGGCAGGTGCTGGACAAGAGGATCCCCCTGCACGCCAACCACAAGGAGCTCCTGCACAAGGTCTCAACCCTCCTTGGTGCCTACTACTGA